One Candida dubliniensis CD36 chromosome 1, complete sequence genomic region harbors:
- a CDS encoding dihydroxyacetone kinase 1, putative (Similar to C. albicans DAK2;~Similar to S. cerevisiae DAK1;~Similar to S. pombe DAK1): protein MTLAKHWKYGKDEDIVVSQLRGLIASNPYVNLIPSEKVVFNPHSDTSKKITIISGGGAGHEPMHGGFVGENLLDAAVSGSIFASPSTKQIMAAIKTKSNKEKGTIIVIKNYTGDILHFGLVAERAKSEGYKVELVIVSDDVAVGREQNKMVGRRGLAGTAFIHKILGSASATSPDVDLKSLSDLGHAINKNLVTLGASLDRTSVPGKLEGEEIEFTGHDEMELGLGIHNEPGTKIKPIPNIDELIKKMYHQLLSPEDKDRHYVDFDLDNDEYVLMVNNIGGTSSFELYAITEHALANLPLKKKPKRVYVSDFVTSFNSPGFSITLLNLSNLKKDDAAFTSEDVLRFLDTPTNAPGWKPKIYDSKIWESQNREIESPMQNETVTSSELKIDGGKFESQLVNALKVLLNEEPKITRYDTVVGDGDCGQTLADGANSILKALKEDEDFKSNLNDPVYTLGKITEYVEDSMGGTSGGLYSIYLTALVKQLKETKEITIQTVGDALYHALYDGLFKYTRARVGGRTLIDTLQPFVDVLHKTGDLTKAVDAANKGCEETKNLHASFGRASYVNEDEFKAEGGIPDPGAVGVLALIKGFTEKVVN, encoded by the coding sequence atgACATTAGCAAAACATTGGAAATATGGTAAAGATGAAGACATTGTGGTTAGTCAATTGAGAGGTTTAATTGCTTCTAATCCATATGTGAATTTGATTCCTAGTGAAAAAGTTGTATTTAATCCTCATTCAGATActtcaaagaaaattaccattattagtGGAGGAGGTGCTGGACATGAACCAATGCATGGAGGATTTGTTGGAGAGAATTTATTAGATGCTGCAGTTAGTGGATCGATTTTTGCTAGTCcatcaacaaaacaaatcatGGCAGCAATTAAAACCAAAtctaataaagaaaaaggtaCTATTATTGTCATTAAGAATTATACTGGAGATATTTTACATTTTGGATTAGTTGCCGAAAGAGCCAAAAGTGAAGGTTATAAAGTTGAATTGGTTATTGTGAGTGATGATGTTGCTGTTGGAAGagaacaaaataaaatggtAGGGAGAAGAGGGTTGGCAGGAACAGCTTTTATTCATAAAATCTTGGGTTCAGCTAGTGCCACTAGTCCAGatgttgatttgaaatcattgaGTGATTTAGGTCATGCgatcaataaaaatttagTAACTTTGGGAGCAAGTTTGGATCGTACTTCAGTTCCAGGGAAATTGGAGggagaagaaattgaattcacTGGTCATGATGAAATGGAATTGGGTTTGGGTATTCATAATGAACCTGGTACAAAGATTAAACCAATTCCTAATATCGAcgaattgattaaaaaaatgtatCATCAATTGTTATCTCCAGAAGATAAAGACCGTCATtatgttgattttgatttagaCAATGATGAATATGTATTAATGGTTAATAACATTGGTGGAACTTcatcatttgaattatatGCCATTACTGAACACGCATTGGCTAATTTGcctttgaaaaagaaaccaaaaagaGTTTATGTGAGTGATTTTGTTACATCTTTCAATTCACCAGGTTTTTCAATAACCTTATTAAATTTgtcaaatttgaaaaaagatgaTGCTGCATTTACAAGTGAAGATGTGTTAAGGTTTTTGGATACACCAACTAATGCCCCCGGTTggaaaccaaaaatttatgattcaaaaatttggGAACTGCAAAATAGAGAAATTGAGTCACCCATGCAAAATGAAACCGTAACTTCATCTGAACTTAAGATTGACGGTGGAAAATTCGAGTCACAATTGGTTAATGCCTTAAAAGTGTTGTTAAATGAAGAACCAAAAATCACTCGTTATGATActgttgttggtgatggGGATTGTGGTCAGACTTTAGCAGATGGAGCAAACTCAATCTTGAAAGCATTaaaagaagatgaagatttcaaatccaatttGAATGATCCGGTTTATACTCTTGGGAAAATCACCGAATATGTTGAAGATAGTATGGGAGGAACTTCCGGTGGTCTTTATTCTATTTACTTAACCGCTTTAGTGAagcaattgaaagaaacaaaGGAAATCACAATACAAACTGTTGGTGATGCTTTATACCATGCTTTATATGATGGGTTGTTCAAGTATACCAGAGCAAGAGTTGGTGGAAGAACTTTGATTGATACATTGCAACCATTTGTGGATGTTTTGCATAAAACTGGTGACTTGACTAAGGCAGTTGATGCTGCCAATAAAGGTTGTgaagaaaccaaaaatttGCATGCTTCATTTGGTAGAGCCAGTTATgttaatgaagatgaattcAAGGCA